The following proteins come from a genomic window of Andrena cerasifolii isolate SP2316 chromosome 6, iyAndCera1_principal, whole genome shotgun sequence:
- the LOC143369977 gene encoding VWFA and cache domain-containing protein 1 isoform X1 — protein sequence MVPERILRLGLVVTVLVTLHSSAEEDPSIDARCQFGKTLRKQVNAEPLNGTCLRDIVARLSNEFRSITDAELGSTSFQNMLDEMEFVNVSSSLSMRLSLLVDKLNNKLSSYAELLKQSYKAVQPVLVKTEDQFAQLGSTSGFDVVSSRLSEFCSQIAQALAINLRNQEWKNVHLLPFMYPATMCGTPSSGHNIGPLLLSQYCPKKNVLLLLEHGVFMSEGDVTLAQITAETIIDVLSQTDRINVIGLSSNSSIHCKEGLLKATDVNKFQLARYIHSLSRTDTNETVELNFNKLLQNVKGEVVFIHLTNTLKVTSPVKEILNMISTGKLNGYLTTVLILSDQEAHINVMKYNDSVIVRPTQNILGYEISKLFSGLKCSEEHKRDYYLSDPYFDLFSKTMTLSIGKITDKALISLDIHLRNFLDDITYFNVGPRVYSILFDSKGIVWIHKDFPRLETMMDQPLKVNLQHIENINLETVRMMIEQHEGVINVKNRLGEQKWYRWKHLMYEDLIVCLVSATNDSISPVAKLVPTLSTNILHHRLDLLMHNIADKGILCTYNNKLSTLSMGVVYLSPWSFQSPVEQLQLLETGSVVTMQSYMAYLKDLTGILANPGLRQSVKPDVAMLTQILGYFKGRHIESALNKFIIRRYIVGTVSGVLEIYPGIMFDSGFDPKRRMWYGKALEHPGKLVFTPPYLGAGGSGYVVTLSHTVHRNSKSTTRDDAVAVLSMDVTIGFISRLLNEMFPFCNNSTVKCFLMDDKGYLVSHPALLEPNGKIEQQHLTHKELLVANDILNHELFVKKKSCANYLDGTVQRYYQFNTSLNEVLTNIVHGEHCVKYQVAAVPGTNVFLGIVNVTCNLLRAFCPCSTMDHSCLNCKRMEQTECECPCECALYFSNCAEYNIHDMHDLEPCPVPYEQGGNSQMSCAQSASLKPCPSINCRIFKTENECLGIVGCQWCHVNSDGETPLQTPFCNDMSRCFRGILGSSMPLSDGTYNSQSTEEIAVRDWPPVGPVAGGILTFLMILGVMLFCYRLRSVQSGLEHQCLHIHTSPDMLRMTHLEGDAEPMELDQTKNNLDSLMREGIAPISPYRVSTNYRKPPGGDSDHGYSTMTPHDDSEQQTFAEPLLVVGSNTEPDLRRRSACLPSPTTHLGSPHHVLAPVTVHCNMEANYC from the exons ATGGTTCCCGAGAGGATCCTGCGTTTGGGACTTGTTGTGACGGTGCTCGTGACTCTGCACAGCTCAGCCGAGGAGGACCCGAGCATTGACGCCAGGTGTCAGTTCGGTAAAACGCTGCGTAAACAAGTGAACGCGGAACCGCTGAACGGGACATGTCTGCGGGACATCGTGGCCCGGCTGTCAAACGAGTTCCGCTCGATTACGGACGCGGAGCTCGGCTCGACATCCTTTCAGAACATGCTCGACGAAATGGAGTTCGTGAACGTGTCGAGCAGCCTGAGCATGAGGCTGAGCTTGCTGGTGGATAAACTGAACAACAAGTTGTCCTCCTACGCAGAGCTCCTCAAGCAAAGTTACAAAGCTGTGCAGCCGGTCTTAGTAAAGACCGAAGACCAATTCGCACAGCTTGGGTCTACGAGCGGATTTGATGTAGTTTCAAGTAGGCTCTCCGAGTTTTGCTCGCAGATCGCTCAAGCGTTGGCGATTAATCTGAGGAATCAGGAATGGAAGAACGTACACCTATTGCCTTTTATGTACCCCGCTACCATGTGTGGCACGCCCAGTTCGGGTCACAACATCGGGCCTCTTTTACTGTCTCAATATTGCCCGAAGAAGAACGTACTTCTGCTACTAGAGCATGGTGTATTTATGTCCGAAGGAGACGTCACGTTGGCCCAAATAACTGCTGAAACCATAATAGACGTGCTGTCGCAGACAGATCGCATTAATGTTATTGGTCTCTCCAGCAACTCCTCCATACACTGTAAGGAGGGCTTGCTCAAAGCGACGGACGTTAATAAGTTCCAATTGGCACGTTATATTCATAGTTTGTCCAGGACGGACACAAACGAGACAGTCGAGcttaatttcaataaattgcTCCAAAACGTAAAGGGGGAGGTGGTGTTCATACACTTGACAAATACGCTTAAGGTCACCTCGCCCGTAAAAGAAATTCTCAACATGATTTCCACGGGGAAGTTGAACGGCTATTTGACGACAGTACTAATTCTCTCTGATCAGGAAGCACATATAAATGTTATGAAATACAACGACAGCGTTATAGTTCGGCCGACGCAGAATATACTAGGATACGaaatatcaaaattattttctggTCTGAAGTGTTCGGAGGAACATAAAAGAGATTATTATTTGTCCGATCCATACTTTGACTTGTTCAGTAAAACGATGACTTTGTCCATCGGGAAAATTACGGATAAAGCGTTGATATCTTTGGATATTCATTTAAGGAACTTTCTCGACGATATAACGTACTTTAACGTCGGTCCACGTGTATATTCTATTTTGTTTGACAGTAAAGGTATAGTTTGGATTCATAAGGATTTCCCACGATTGGAGACAATGATGGATCAACCACTCAAAGTTAACTTGCAGCACATAGAAAACATTAATCTTGAAACTGTAAGGATGATGATCGAACAGCACGAGGGCGTTATAAATGTAAAGAATCGATTGGGGGAACAGAAGTGGTATCGATGGAAGCATTTGATGTACGAGGACTTGATAGTGTGCTTGGTATCGGCGACGAACGACAGCATCTCGCCTGTCGCGAAACTGGTACCGACATTATCGACAAATATTTTGCACCATCGCCTGGACCTACTAATGCACAATATCGCTGACAAAGGCATTCTGTGTACTTACAATAATAAACTCTCGACTTTGTCGATGGGAGTGGTCTATCTCTCTCCGTGGTCTTTCCAATCTCCGGTGGAACAACTGCAGTTACTAGAAACTGGATCCGTCGTGACTATGCAAAGCTACATGGCGTACTTAAAAgacttaactggtatcctggctAATCCTGGCTTACGTCAATCCGTTAAACCGGACGTTGCCATGTTGACTCAGATCTTGGGATACTTTAAAGGTAGACATATAGAAAGCGCTTTAAATAAGTTTATAATAAGAAGATACATCGTCGGAACTGTGAGCGGAGTTTTGGAGATCTATCCAGGGATCATGTTCGACTCTGGCTTCGATCCTAAAAGACGAATGTGGTATGGAAAAGCACTGGAGCATCCTGGGAAGCTAGTTTTCACGCCTCCGTATTTAGGTGCTGGTGGCTCAGGATACGTCGTTACCCTGAGCCACACGGTTCACCGTAATTCTAAGTCAACTACGCGCGACGACGCTGTGGCAGTTCTGTCTATGGACGTGACCATAGGCTTTATTTCACGACTTCTAAACGAGATGTTCCCTTTTTGTAACAATTCTACGgtgaaatgttttttaatggatGACAAAGGGTACTTGGTATCACATCCGGCTCTCTTAGAACCGAATGGTAAAATTGAGCAGCAGCATTTGACTCATAAAGAGCTGCTGGTTGCGAACGATATACTAAACCACGAGCTTTTCGTTAAAAAGAAATCCTGCGCGAACTATTTAGACGGTACCGTGCAAAGGTACTATCAGTTTAATACGTCGTTGAACGAAGTTCTCACGAATATAGTTCACGGGGAGCACTGTGTTAAATATCAAGTAGCAGCTGTACCAGGAACTAATGTATTTTTAGGTATAGTTAATGTGACTTGTAATTTATTAAGAGCTTTCTGTCCGTGTAGCACA ATGGATCATTCGTGTTTAAACTGCAAACGAATGGAGCAAACCGAGTGCGAATGTCCGTGCGAGTGCGCCCTGTACTTCTCGAACTGCGCAGAGTACAACATACACGATATGCACGACTTAGAACCTTGCCCGGTACCGTACGAGCAAGGAGGGAATTCGCAGATGTCTTGCGCGCAGTCTGCGAGCTTGAAACCATGTCCGTCCATTAATTGCAGGATATTTAAGACAGAAAATGAGTGCTTGGGAATTGTGGGTTGTCAATGGTGCCATGTAAACAGCGACGGTGAAACGCCTTTGCAGACTCCGTTCTGTAACGACATGTCTCGATGCTTTAGAGGTATCCTAGGTTCCTCTATGCCCCTTAGCGATGGAACATATA ATTCCCAGTCAACCGAAGAGATTGCTGTACGAGACTGGCCACCGGTCGGACCTGTAGCCGGTGGGATACTAACGTTCCTAATGATACTGGGAGTTATGCTGTTCTGTTACAGGCTTCGCTCTGTCCAGTCAGGTTTGGAACATCAGTGCTTGCATATTCATACGTCCCCAGATATGTTACGCATGACCCACTTGGAAGGTGATGCGGAGCCTATGGAGTTGGACCAGACGAAGAATAATTTAGACTCTCTCATGAGGGAAGGTATAGCTCCTATATCGCCGTACAGAGTTTCCACGAACTATAGGAAACCACCTGGTGGCGACAGTGATCATGGGTACAGTACCATGACTCCACATGACGATTCCGAACAGCAGACATTCGCTGAGCCGCTGTTAGTAGTCGGTAGTAATACCGAGCCGGACCTAAGAAGACGGTCCGCTTGCCTCCCTTCTCCAACGACTCACTTAGGATCTCCGCATCATGTTCTGGCGCCAGTCACGGTTCATTGTAACATGGAGGCAAATTATTGCTAA
- the LOC143369977 gene encoding VWFA and cache domain-containing protein 1 isoform X2 — MVPERILRLGLVVTVLVTLHSSAEEDPSIDARCQFGKTLRKQVNAEPLNGTCLRDIVARLSNEFRSITDAELGSTSFQNMLDEMEFVNVSSSLSMRLSLLVDKLNNKLSSYAELLKQSYKAVQPVLVKTEDQFAQLGSTSGFDVVSSRLSEFCSQIAQALAINLRNQEWKNVHLLPFMYPATMCGTPSSGHNIGPLLLSQYCPKKNVLLLLEHGVFMSEGDVTLAQITAETIIDVLSQTDRINVIGLSSNSSIHCKEGLLKATDVNKFQLARYIHSLSRTDTNETVELNFNKLLQNVKGEVVFIHLTNTLKVTSPVKEILNMISTGKLNGYLTTVLILSDQEAHINVMKYNDSVIVRPTQNILGYEISKLFSGLKCSEEHKRDYYLSDPYFDLFSKTMTLSIGKITDKALISLDIHLRNFLDDITYFNVGPRVYSILFDSKGIVWIHKDFPRLETMMDQPLKVNLQHIENINLETVRMMIEQHEGVINVKNRLGEQKWYRWKHLMYEDLIVCLVSATNDSISPVAKLVPTLSTNILHHRLDLLMHNIADKGILCTYNNKLSTLSMGVVYLSPWSFQSPVEQLQLLETGSVVTMQSYMAYLKDLTGILANPGLRQSVKPDVAMLTQILGYFKGRHIESALNKFIIRRYIVGTVSGVLEIYPGIMFDSGFDPKRRMWYGKALEHPGKLVFTPPYLGAGGSGYVVTLSHTVHRNSKSTTRDDAVAVLSMDVTIGFISRLLNEMFPFCNNSTVKCFLMDDKGYLVSHPALLEPNGKIEQQHLTHKELLVANDILNHELFVKKKSCANYLDGTVQRYYQFNTSLNEVLTNIVHGEHCVKYQVAAVPGTNVFLGIVNVTCNLLRAFCPCSTMDHSCLNCKRMEQTECECPCECALYFSNCAEYNIHDMHDLEPCPVPYEQGGNSQMSCAQSASLKPCPSINCRIFKTENECLGIVGCQWCHVNSDGETPLQTPFCNDMSRCFRDSQSTEEIAVRDWPPVGPVAGGILTFLMILGVMLFCYRLRSVQSGLEHQCLHIHTSPDMLRMTHLEGDAEPMELDQTKNNLDSLMREGIAPISPYRVSTNYRKPPGGDSDHGYSTMTPHDDSEQQTFAEPLLVVGSNTEPDLRRRSACLPSPTTHLGSPHHVLAPVTVHCNMEANYC, encoded by the exons ATGGTTCCCGAGAGGATCCTGCGTTTGGGACTTGTTGTGACGGTGCTCGTGACTCTGCACAGCTCAGCCGAGGAGGACCCGAGCATTGACGCCAGGTGTCAGTTCGGTAAAACGCTGCGTAAACAAGTGAACGCGGAACCGCTGAACGGGACATGTCTGCGGGACATCGTGGCCCGGCTGTCAAACGAGTTCCGCTCGATTACGGACGCGGAGCTCGGCTCGACATCCTTTCAGAACATGCTCGACGAAATGGAGTTCGTGAACGTGTCGAGCAGCCTGAGCATGAGGCTGAGCTTGCTGGTGGATAAACTGAACAACAAGTTGTCCTCCTACGCAGAGCTCCTCAAGCAAAGTTACAAAGCTGTGCAGCCGGTCTTAGTAAAGACCGAAGACCAATTCGCACAGCTTGGGTCTACGAGCGGATTTGATGTAGTTTCAAGTAGGCTCTCCGAGTTTTGCTCGCAGATCGCTCAAGCGTTGGCGATTAATCTGAGGAATCAGGAATGGAAGAACGTACACCTATTGCCTTTTATGTACCCCGCTACCATGTGTGGCACGCCCAGTTCGGGTCACAACATCGGGCCTCTTTTACTGTCTCAATATTGCCCGAAGAAGAACGTACTTCTGCTACTAGAGCATGGTGTATTTATGTCCGAAGGAGACGTCACGTTGGCCCAAATAACTGCTGAAACCATAATAGACGTGCTGTCGCAGACAGATCGCATTAATGTTATTGGTCTCTCCAGCAACTCCTCCATACACTGTAAGGAGGGCTTGCTCAAAGCGACGGACGTTAATAAGTTCCAATTGGCACGTTATATTCATAGTTTGTCCAGGACGGACACAAACGAGACAGTCGAGcttaatttcaataaattgcTCCAAAACGTAAAGGGGGAGGTGGTGTTCATACACTTGACAAATACGCTTAAGGTCACCTCGCCCGTAAAAGAAATTCTCAACATGATTTCCACGGGGAAGTTGAACGGCTATTTGACGACAGTACTAATTCTCTCTGATCAGGAAGCACATATAAATGTTATGAAATACAACGACAGCGTTATAGTTCGGCCGACGCAGAATATACTAGGATACGaaatatcaaaattattttctggTCTGAAGTGTTCGGAGGAACATAAAAGAGATTATTATTTGTCCGATCCATACTTTGACTTGTTCAGTAAAACGATGACTTTGTCCATCGGGAAAATTACGGATAAAGCGTTGATATCTTTGGATATTCATTTAAGGAACTTTCTCGACGATATAACGTACTTTAACGTCGGTCCACGTGTATATTCTATTTTGTTTGACAGTAAAGGTATAGTTTGGATTCATAAGGATTTCCCACGATTGGAGACAATGATGGATCAACCACTCAAAGTTAACTTGCAGCACATAGAAAACATTAATCTTGAAACTGTAAGGATGATGATCGAACAGCACGAGGGCGTTATAAATGTAAAGAATCGATTGGGGGAACAGAAGTGGTATCGATGGAAGCATTTGATGTACGAGGACTTGATAGTGTGCTTGGTATCGGCGACGAACGACAGCATCTCGCCTGTCGCGAAACTGGTACCGACATTATCGACAAATATTTTGCACCATCGCCTGGACCTACTAATGCACAATATCGCTGACAAAGGCATTCTGTGTACTTACAATAATAAACTCTCGACTTTGTCGATGGGAGTGGTCTATCTCTCTCCGTGGTCTTTCCAATCTCCGGTGGAACAACTGCAGTTACTAGAAACTGGATCCGTCGTGACTATGCAAAGCTACATGGCGTACTTAAAAgacttaactggtatcctggctAATCCTGGCTTACGTCAATCCGTTAAACCGGACGTTGCCATGTTGACTCAGATCTTGGGATACTTTAAAGGTAGACATATAGAAAGCGCTTTAAATAAGTTTATAATAAGAAGATACATCGTCGGAACTGTGAGCGGAGTTTTGGAGATCTATCCAGGGATCATGTTCGACTCTGGCTTCGATCCTAAAAGACGAATGTGGTATGGAAAAGCACTGGAGCATCCTGGGAAGCTAGTTTTCACGCCTCCGTATTTAGGTGCTGGTGGCTCAGGATACGTCGTTACCCTGAGCCACACGGTTCACCGTAATTCTAAGTCAACTACGCGCGACGACGCTGTGGCAGTTCTGTCTATGGACGTGACCATAGGCTTTATTTCACGACTTCTAAACGAGATGTTCCCTTTTTGTAACAATTCTACGgtgaaatgttttttaatggatGACAAAGGGTACTTGGTATCACATCCGGCTCTCTTAGAACCGAATGGTAAAATTGAGCAGCAGCATTTGACTCATAAAGAGCTGCTGGTTGCGAACGATATACTAAACCACGAGCTTTTCGTTAAAAAGAAATCCTGCGCGAACTATTTAGACGGTACCGTGCAAAGGTACTATCAGTTTAATACGTCGTTGAACGAAGTTCTCACGAATATAGTTCACGGGGAGCACTGTGTTAAATATCAAGTAGCAGCTGTACCAGGAACTAATGTATTTTTAGGTATAGTTAATGTGACTTGTAATTTATTAAGAGCTTTCTGTCCGTGTAGCACA ATGGATCATTCGTGTTTAAACTGCAAACGAATGGAGCAAACCGAGTGCGAATGTCCGTGCGAGTGCGCCCTGTACTTCTCGAACTGCGCAGAGTACAACATACACGATATGCACGACTTAGAACCTTGCCCGGTACCGTACGAGCAAGGAGGGAATTCGCAGATGTCTTGCGCGCAGTCTGCGAGCTTGAAACCATGTCCGTCCATTAATTGCAGGATATTTAAGACAGAAAATGAGTGCTTGGGAATTGTGGGTTGTCAATGGTGCCATGTAAACAGCGACGGTGAAACGCCTTTGCAGACTCCGTTCTGTAACGACATGTCTCGATGCTTTAGAG ATTCCCAGTCAACCGAAGAGATTGCTGTACGAGACTGGCCACCGGTCGGACCTGTAGCCGGTGGGATACTAACGTTCCTAATGATACTGGGAGTTATGCTGTTCTGTTACAGGCTTCGCTCTGTCCAGTCAGGTTTGGAACATCAGTGCTTGCATATTCATACGTCCCCAGATATGTTACGCATGACCCACTTGGAAGGTGATGCGGAGCCTATGGAGTTGGACCAGACGAAGAATAATTTAGACTCTCTCATGAGGGAAGGTATAGCTCCTATATCGCCGTACAGAGTTTCCACGAACTATAGGAAACCACCTGGTGGCGACAGTGATCATGGGTACAGTACCATGACTCCACATGACGATTCCGAACAGCAGACATTCGCTGAGCCGCTGTTAGTAGTCGGTAGTAATACCGAGCCGGACCTAAGAAGACGGTCCGCTTGCCTCCCTTCTCCAACGACTCACTTAGGATCTCCGCATCATGTTCTGGCGCCAGTCACGGTTCATTGTAACATGGAGGCAAATTATTGCTAA
- the Dus2 gene encoding dihydrouridine synthase 2: MTDEKVTTPERGRLNYENKLILAPMVRIGTLPMRLLALDYGADIVYTEELIDWKLLRSLRRENSVLGTIDYVDKTDGTITFRTCRRERDKVVLQIGTCDPTRALKVAKMVEQDIAGIDLNMGCPKLFSMLGKMGAALLKEPETAVNILKTLVNNLSIPVSCKIRMLSNTEETLELCERLASTGISAIAVHGRTVHERPQHANRNEALKEISARLTVPVIANGGSKEIQKHSDIFKFKEATGCSSVMLARVAQWNCSIFCKEGLLPMEDVIKSYVKYAINCDNSPSNTKYCVQNILREQQESALGRKFLNSQTLEQICDVWGLSDYCRSKRKEFEEKGLLGRSQVSPMREDEEQSSNKRKISEEEDVVVMHCAFLRNSYVSDLELPKSILHKWTQSQRKKMPHYDTRQKGKLFRSIVTLDGRKFGSSFWEKNKKWAEQGAALVCLFSLGLVSEKAFAASGNVPC; encoded by the exons ATGACGGACGAAAAGGTAACGACGCCGGAACGAGGGAGGTTGAATTACGAAAACAAACTTATATTGGCACCTATGGTGCGCATCGGCACGCTTCCTATGCGCCTGCTTGCGCTTGATTATGGCGCTGATATAGTGTATACAGAGGAACTTATAGACTGGAAGCTACTACGATCTCTCCGTCGTGAGAACA GTGTCCTAGGAACCATCGATTACGTAGACAAAACAGACGGCACCATAACTTTCCGAACCTGTCGTAGAGAGAGAGATAAAGTGGTCCTGCAAATCGGCACTTGCGACCCGACGAGAGCGCTGAAAGTTGCTAAAATGGTAGAGCAGGACATTGCCGGGATAGATCTTAATATGGGCTGCCCGAAGCTGTTTTCTATGCTGGGGAAAATGGGAGCTGCTCTTTTAAAGGAACCAGAGACAGCAGTAAACATTTTGAAAACATTAGTCAATAATTTGAGCATCCCAGTCTCCTGTAAAATTCGGATGTTGTCGAACACAGAAGAAACATTAGAACTGTGCGAACGTCTAGCATCTACTGGTATTTCAGCCATAGCTGTTCACGGGCGGACTGTCCACGAGAGGCCACAGCATGCAAATCGCAATGAGGCTTTGAAAGAAATCTCTGCTAGACTTACAGTACCAGTTATAGCAAACGGAGGCTCGAAAGAGATACAGAAACATTCTGACATTTTTAA GTTCAAAGAAGCGACGGGGTGTAGCAGTGTAATGCTCGCCCGTGTAGCGCAATGGAATTGTTCTATATTTTGTAAAGAAGGTTTGCTTCCCATGGAAGATGTAATAAAGTCGTACGTTAAATATGCCATAAACTGTGACAATTCGCCTTCCAATACCAAGTACTGTGTACAGAACATCCTGCGTGAGCAGCAGGAATCGGCACTAGGCAGGAAGTTCCTTAATTCTCAGACTCTCGAACAAATATG CGATGTGTGGGGATTAAGCGACTATTGCCGGTCGAAGAGAAAAGAGTTCGAAGAGAAAGGTTTGCTAGGCAGATCTCAAGTTTCACCTATGAGAGAGGATGAAGAACAGTCGTCGAATAAAAGGAAAATCTCGGAGGAAGAAGATGTGGTTGTAATGCATTGCGCGTTCTTAAGGAACAGCTATGTTTCGGACCTTGAATTGCCGAAGTCAATATTGCATAAATGGACGCAAAGCCAGAGAAAGAAGATGCCGCACTACGATACGCGACAGAAAGGAAAGCTCTTCCGTTCTATCGTGACGCTGGATGGACGGAAGTTTGGATCGTCCTTCTG GGAGAAGAATAAAAAGTGGGCAGAACAGGGAGCTGCCTTAGTTTGCCTTTTCTCTTTAGGACTAGTCAGCGAGAAAGCTTTCGCTGCGAGTGGCAATGTCCCTTGCTGA